In the Colletotrichum higginsianum IMI 349063 chromosome 7 map unlocalized unitig_7, whole genome shotgun sequence genome, one interval contains:
- a CDS encoding FAD dependent oxidoreductase has product MANNSPSLSKKSSIVIIGAGTFGISTAYFLAKRGYANIKCLDRHPPPSPDSAGYDLNKIIRTEYDEPLYTELALEALNAWRQPEWRGIFHETGRIVTTLGDPLAEKHLKESYENLKKAGQAGSLELVEGKEQIAKHVPQLRDADGIENWKGLWNSQGGWAHAKKSLEKWGREAQDMGVRFVSGPGGTMVGLKVDGTGKLDGISVASGDIVRADRYILCTGAASPEVLPELSREMWTKCWSLAHVELSDEEVAQWKGIPVVDNFELGFTFEPDPETRWMKICDGSPGYQYRVGTYTDPSGKVEHYSIPRYASTHPEDGIPEEAARAINRFIDTVMPQFSGRPLLGARVCWCTDSPDAHWLIDNHPKHPSLLLATGDSGHAFKMFPIIGDYISDALEGKERGLRREWRYGNRQSKPVATRLGTEVKDLRDVMRLKTT; this is encoded by the exons ATGGCCAACAACAGCCCCTCTTTGTCCAAGAAGTCCAGCATTGTAATCATTGGCGC GGGAACCTTTGGGATTAGCACCGCGTATTTTCTAGCCAAACGCGGCTACGCGAACATCAAATGCCTCGATCGCCACCCTCCGCCGAGTCCCGACTCTGCGGGGTACGACTTGAACAAAATCATCAGGACCGAGTACGATGAGCCCCTTTACACCGAGCTCGCACTCGAAGCCCTCAATGCTTGGCGGCAACCCGAGTGGCGTGGCATCTTCCACGAGACA GGCCGCATCGTGACAACACTAGGGGATCCTCTCGCGGAGAAGCATCTCAAGGAGTCTTACGAGAACCTGAAAAAGGCAGGGCAGGCCGGCAGcctcgagctggtcgagggcaaggagcAGATTGCCAAGCACGTTCCCCAGCTGCGCGATGCGGACGGGATCGAGAACTGGAAGGGGCTCTGGAACAGCCAAGGCGGATGGGCGCACGCGAAAAAGTCGCTCGAGAAATGGGGTCGAGAGGCGCAGGATATGGGCGTCCGCTTCGTATCGGGACCTGGGGGCACCATGGTCGGGCTCAAAGTTGACGGTACGGGCAAGCTTGATGGAATCAGCGTTGCTTCAGGCGACATTGTGCGTGCCGACAGGTACATACTCTGCACCGGAGCGGCGTCGCCAGAGGTACTCCCCGAGCTATCCAGGGAGATGTGGACGAAGTGCTGGTCCTTGGCGCACGTTGAGCTGAGCGACGAGGAAGTTGCCCAATGGAAGGGGATCCCCGTTGTCGACAACTTCGAGTTGGGCTTCACCTTTGAACCAGACCCCGAGACTA GATGGATGAAAATCTGCGACGGATCCCCCGGCTACCAATACCGAGTCGGGACTTACACCGATCCTTCGGGCAAAGTCGAACACTACTCGATCCCTCGATATGCCAGTACACATCCCGAGGACGGCATCCCTGAAGAAGCCGCCCGGGCCATAAACCGCTTCATCGACACCGTCATGCCACAGTTTTCAGGGCGGCCACTGCTGGGTGCGAGAGTCTGCTGGTGTACCGACTCTCCCGACGCCCACTGGCTGATTGACAACCACCCAAAGCACCCATCTCTCCTGCTGGCCACTGGTGACTCGGGGCACGCCTTCAAGATGTTCCCGATCATCGGCGACTATATCTCGGATGCTTTGGAGGGCAAGGAAAGGGGCCTGAGGAGGGAGTGGAGGTATGGCAACAGGCAGTCGAAGCCCGTCGCGACTCGCCTAGGCACTGAAGTCAAGGACCTGAGAGATGTAATGCGCCTAAAGACGACATAA
- a CDS encoding Intracellular hyphae protein 1, whose protein sequence is MRSSIIYLALAGLTSFAQANPLNKPPPQTDPRGLITRGLSNVFSPTKRQAAAPPAIPQAGGGDVNNASRNVALTVIAGDTLGQIARLLNSGICDIAKLNNVANPDFIEVGQVLQVPINVAAPDNDSCLNRGGAIPPPAGGNASAPAAPAAPAPGGGEGGKKNKK, encoded by the coding sequence ATGCGCTCCTCCATCATTTAcctcgccctggccggccTCACCAGCTTCGCGCAGGCCAACCCCCTGAACAAACCGCCTCCCCAGACCGACCCGCGGGGGCTCATCACCCGGGGCCTCTCTAACGTCTTCTCCCCGACAAAGAGGcaggccgcggcgccgcccgccatcccccaggccggcggcggagacgtCAACAACGCCAGCCGCAACGTGGCGCTCACCGTCATAGCGGGCGACACGCTCGGCCAGATCGCGAGGCTCCTCAACTCAGGCATCTGCGACATCGCCAAGCTCAACAACGTTGCGAACCCGGACTTCATCGAGGTCGGCCAGGTGCTCCAGGTGCCCATCAACGTCGCGGCGCCGGACAACGACTCGTGCCTCaaccgcggcggcgccatcccTCCGCCCGCGGGAGGCAACGCCTCCGCGCCGGCAGCTCCGGCAGCTCCGGCGCCCGGCGGAGGCGAAGGTGGtaagaagaacaagaagtaa
- a CDS encoding Oxoglutarate iron-dependent oxygenase, with protein sequence MDTLPQDIIDEIVFHLVPADSKPKTPYDVRGRPSLPLAPVAAVSRRLQAAVERLTFRSIKITSDELTKFNELLAPPRRRHLASLTVTILLPPYDDAAARRAESPEERTVNDESYSLGIAALFEVLHSWEVEDPETTACRLALFINHPESPSDNPWRFNHAPWSDTYPEEDGIYEGRYLHSYIQLLDSHALPTLQRVKQLAMLRPDDRYGHRNTCPKVPIVLASKMPNLESVKLSMDDDEKRFPDIRVRHRKEAAEAIGILSLPALNKADLDFFVRRQKNERAQPHVLHDPGIPDPLSSVICEFSQNLVSLKVSGVFDESLLRPIGRLGSTPWPSLRFLDIKLLINTPAGGWYFTKRDDVPPQPPYTHWSRTNNAHEDLHLEDFSFLEEAAHALLNPVYVFRGKADDEALAPLVGAYADALAAMPRLASAALNFQLEDEVDGEPGWFCVAYFAPCRSASRHPPRMICPDCNRGVTRQLVTLLLGWEPDEALAAKLRGIGGEFRAEPMVEKTMAEFLKYHEADVEED encoded by the coding sequence ATGGACACCCTCCCTCAAGACATAATTGACGAGATTGTCTTCCACCTGGTACCAGCAGACTCTAAGCCAAAGACACCCTACGATGTCCGCGGCCGGCCCTCTCTACCCCTGGCCCCAGTTGCTGCCGTTtcgcgccgcctccaagcCGCAGTGGAGAGGTTGACGTTCAGGTCCATCAAGATCACCAGTGACGAATTGACCAAATTCAACGAGTTGCTCGCACCACCGAGACGGCGTCATCTCGCCAGCTTGACCGTCACCATCCTTCTCCCGCCCTACGACGATGCAGCTGCCCGGCGGGCGGAATCACCAGAGGAGCGAACCGTCAACGACGAGAGCTACAGCCTGGGCATAGCAGCGTTGTTCGAGGTGCTTCACAGCTGGGAGGTGGAAGACCCGGAGACGACAGCATGCCGCCTGGCACTATTCATAAACCATCCGGAATCGCCTTCGGACAACCCATGGCGGTTCAACCACGCTCCCTGGAGTGATACGTATCCCGAGGAGGATGGCATATACGAGGGCAGATATTTGCATTCCTATATCCAACTGCTCGACTCACATGCGTTACCAACCCTTCAGAGAGTAAAACAGCTGGCGATGCTCCGGCCGGATGATAGGTACGGTCACCGAAACACGTGTCCGAAAGTGCCAATTGTCCTTGCCTCCAAGATGCCGAACCTCGAGTCAGTGAAGCTCagcatggacgacgacgagaagcgGTTCCCGGATATCCGAGTACGCCACCGGAAGGAAGCCGCGGAAGCCATCGGGATCCTGTCTCTACCAGCGCTGAACAAGGCCGACCTCGATTTCTTCGTTCGGAGGCAGAAGAACGAAAGGGCTCAGCCGCATGTTCTGCACGACCCGGGGATCCCGGACCCGCTGAGCTCTGTGATATGTGAGTTCTCTCAGAATCTCGTGAGCCTAAAAGTCTCGGGCGTCTTCGATGAGTCCCTCCTCCGTCCCATCGGACGCCTCGGCAGCACGCCCTGGCCGAGCCTTAGGTTCCTTGACATCAAGCTCCTGATCAACaccccggccggcggctggtACTTCACAAAGCGCGACGACGTCCCTCCCCAGCCGCCGTACACGCACTGGTCGCGCACCAACAACGCCCACGAGGACCTCCACCTCGAAGACTTCAgcttcctcgaggaggccgcccaCGCGCTGCTGAACCCGGTTTACGTCTTCCGCGGCAaggcggacgacgaggcgctcGCGCCCCTGGTCGGGGCCTACGCCGACGCGCTCGCGGCGATGCCCAGactcgcctcggccgcgctCAACttccagctcgaggacgaggtcgacggcgagcccggCTGGTTCTGCGTGGCGTACTTCGCGCCCTGCCGGAGCGCCTCGCGGCACCCGCCGCGGATGATCTGTCCGGACTGCAACCGCGGCGTGACGCGGCAGCTGgtgacgctgctgctggggtGGGAGCCGGACGAGGCGCTGGCGGCCAAGTTGAGGGGGATCGGGGGCGAGTTCCGCGCGGAGCCCATGGTGGAGAAGACCATGGCCGAGTTTCTCAAGTAtcacgaggccgacgtcgaagaAGATTGA
- a CDS encoding Integral membrane protein: protein MSDAAAPPTTSTDNRNALVIGVSSAFMAITVLFMALRVYIRGYILRAWGLDDSMFIWASILAIAQCAVVQCISFAFAKATFLLQYRRAFALPSIKIFCDGFSGVFFVIVSAMLIYSGIILDRSTSNGHSPNGKKPDLLVFGYVNAAMHLVTNIIIFILPIALVQKMRLAPTQKVGLIASFGVGIFTSAISILRIVSLPIGLDNNDPTYNNVPLGLLSLAEPTSAIICACAPLVRPLLSWPRTLRYGSQSPQRPCSEVVGGSDNTGRMHLRHNGPPQSPASPTSPTTPRMAGVVDVEGSVNGDIEGYHASQQARGSIHDMDPLTMHPSTPTEKRPES from the exons ATGAGCGACGCGGCGGCTCCCCCTACGACGTCGACGGACAACAGGAATgccctcgtcatcggagTCTCGTCAGCGTTCATGGCAATTACGGTACTCTTCATGGCTCTCAGGGTATACATCAGGGGATACATCCTGCGAGCATGGGGACTGGATGATTCAATGTTTATCTGGGCTTCT ATTCTTGCCATTGCGCAATGCGCCGTGGTACAATGCA TTTCCTTTGCCTTCGCAAAAGCGACCTTTCTGCTCCAATACCGCCGTGCCTTCGCCCTCCCTAGCATCAAGATTTTCTGCGATGGGTTTTCTGGGGTCTTTTTCGTCATCGTATCAGCCATGCTGATCTACAGTGGGATCATCCTGGACCGGTCTACCTCAAACGGGCATTCACCAAACGGCAAAAAGCCCGATCTCTTGGTCTTTGGCTATGTCAATGCAGCTATGCATCTTGTAACgaacatcatcatcttcataCTGCCCATAGCTCTCGTCCAGAAGATGCGCCTTGCCCCGACGCAGAAAGTTGGCCTGATTGCCAGCTTCGGTGTCGGCATTTT TACCAGCGCGATATCAATCTTGAGAATAGTCAGTTTGCCAATCGGTCTCGACAACAACGACCCGACGTACAACAACGTACCACTGGGCCTCTTGAGCCTTGCCGAACCGACATCGGCCATCATATGCGCGTGTGCCCCCCTCGTGAGGCCGCTGCTGTCATGGCCCAGAACGTTGAGATACGGCAGCCAAAGCCCTCAGAGGCCCTGTTCGGAGGTTGTCGGCGGCTCTGATAATACTGGCAGAATGCATCTGAGGCACAACGGGCCTCCGCAGTCGCCCGCAAGCCCTACGTCTCCGACAACGCCTCGGATGGCTGGTGTAGTCGATGTTGAGGGCAGCGTCAATGGGGACATTGAAGGCTATCATGCGAGCCAGCAAGCAAGAGGGAGCATTCACGATATGGACCCATTGACCATGCACCCGTCTACGCCTACCGAGAAACGGCCGGAATCATGA
- a CDS encoding Integral membrane protein, which produces MVKKSPSSTRILQTLDPRTSFNARLKRRFGIAQPFFITGQFPFVGREGSALDEQMSSSVSEYMAEPPAGQGRFDAGTVTIEALALGGTLTSLSVIFVCLRAFTRLSLVKRSFGPDDLCDLGVGVHMWQVKRADYSPSFLMHSLIAIAVYSLSVTTAKLSLLVLYLRLSPDRWFRLVTMALIGFATAYALAYLFLIVFGCRPIHASWILSARDSAKCIDKNKIYLALSGTNIIMDVVCLVLPLNIIIPLQMATRQKCSLILLFATGGFVCFCAIRRTILLPPLFKSTDYTFDVNKQLNWASIEVNAGVVCACVPSLKPFFTRYLPMFVTSRITGSKDKKSNPNYQAYQANNPYSTTIENNKRRRNVQSEAYELHSNDDLSLCSKEEPKSGANEDVAKLWCGHAFRNDCQGHRETIIESRRRDEDSSSMDSVGEIQPVADGISRPNPPQRVASLSIRVTTETRVEYEKT; this is translated from the exons ATGGTAAAAAAGAGCCCGAGTTCCACGCGAATACTTCAGACACTAGATCCCCGTACTTCGTTCAACGCCAGGCTCAAGCGTCGCTTTGGGATTGCACAGCCCTTCTTCATCACCGGTCAATTCCCTTTTGTTGGCCGCGAAGGCTCAGCTCTCGATGAGCAGATGTCGTCTTCCGTCTCCGAGTACATGGCCGAGCCGCCGGCTGGCCAAGGTCGATTCGACGCCGGGACGGTCACGATTGAAGCCCTGGCTTTGGGCGGCACGCTGACCTCGCTTTCCGTCATTTTCGTTTGCCTTCGGGCGTTTACGAGGCTATCTCTGGTCAAGAGGTCTTTTGGTCCCGATGACT TATGTGACCTCGGCGTGGGAGTTCACATGTGGCAGGTCAAGCGTGCCGATTATTCTCCCTCGTTTCTGATG CACAGCTTGATTGCCATCGCCGTCTACTCCCTCAGCGTCACGACGGCGAAGCTTTCCCTGCTCGTCCTCTACCTGCGTCTTTCGCCAGACCGATGGTTCAGGCTCGTCACCATGGCTCTCATCGGCTTCGCTACGGCCTACGCCTTGGCGTATCTGTTTCTGATCGTTTTCGGCTGCAGGCCGATACACGCATCCTGGATCCTTTCGGCGAGGGACTCGGCAAAATGTATCGACAAGAACAAAAtctacctcgccctcagcgGAACCAACATCATCATGGACGTCGTTTGCTTGGTGCTCCCcctcaacatcatcatcccTCTTCAGATGGCCACGAGGCAGAAATGCTCCCTGATCCTTCTTTTCGCCACGGGCGGCTT CGTATGTTTCTGTGCCATCAGACGCACGATTCTCCTCCCGCCGCTGTTCAAGAGCACGGATTACACCTTTGACGTGAATAAGCAACTGAACTGGGCATCGATCGAGGTCAACGCCGGGGTTGTCTGCGCGTGTGTCCCGTCCCTCAAGCCGTTCTTCACGCGCTACCTGCCCATGTTCGTCACCTCCCGCATCACGGGCTCCAAGGACAAGAAGTCGAACCCGAACTACCAGGCCTACCAGGCCAACAACCCCTACTCTACGACGATCGAGAACAACAAGAGGCGCCGCAACGTCCAGTCCGAGGCCTACGAGCTGCATTCGAACGACGACCTCTCCCTCTGCTCGAAAGAGGAGCCAAAGAGCGGCGCGAACGAGGATGTTGCGAAGCTGTGGTGCGGCCACGCGTTTCGGAACGACTGCCAAGGCCATCGCGAGACCATCATCGAGTCGAGGCGGAGGGACgaggacagcagcagcatggaCAGCGTTGGGGAGATTCAGCCCGTGGCTGATGGCATTTCCCGCCCGAACCCGCCACAGCGGGTGGCAAGCCTGAGCATCAGGGTCACGACAGAAACCAGGGTTGAGTACGAAAAGACATGA
- a CDS encoding Sodium/hydrogen exchanger family protein, whose protein sequence is MATFESSLAYHEPSITTIIILSGFLLLLNGVNFALDKLVYCGLIGQVFLGIAWGTPGAKWLPQEMEQSIMQLGYLGLILIVFEGGLSTSFRSLKANLLLSIGVAMTGIAVPMGLSFTLSSMVGASPLQAFAAGAALCSTSLGTTFTVLGTSGLTTTRMGVVLTSAAMMDDVIGLIMVQIVSNLGGGGGSGDFNAVTVVRPVLVSLGFATLVPAACKFIVGPVTLRLNAMREKSPGSKLDEILRLRQTALVLHTCWLFGLVVGGTFAGTSSLLAAYVAGATISWWDSEVPHLAARTRNMTGASAVGSSSTTPDQKIVRTGSSTEAGAAVASAAATATAPDVREPDTYNSGVNIYEHYYSKAVEHVLKPFFFASIGFSVPITRMFSGPIVWRGVVYTILMMVSKMLCGLWLLSFASPLQTVQRVAAKISGASKKQSKKLAPGTQCAGTGTDASPNSGETMPQRDQQQPQQEGQASEVPLQPSNPLQAATTPKNASPEPEMPVSVYPACILGFAMVARGEIGYLISALAESTGIFSGGTGAPDQPSELFLMVTWAITLCTIIGPICVGLLVNRVKRLEMQSGKGTKGGGRNVLGAWGLN, encoded by the exons ATGGCGACATTCGAATCCTCGCTGGCCTACCATGAGCCCTCCATCACCACAATCATCATCCTCTCGGgcttcctgctgctgctcaacggcgtcaacttcgccctcgacaagctcgtctACTGCGGCCTCATCGGCCAggtcttcctcggcatcgcctGGGGCACTCCCGGCGCCAAATGGCTGCCCCAGGAGATGGAGCAGTCAATCATGCAGCTCGGCTATCTCGGCTTGATACTGATCGTCTTTGAAG GTGGCCTCTCTACCTCGTTCAGGTCTCTCAAGGCGAACCTCCTCCTGTccatcggcgtcgccatGACCGGCATCGCCGTGCCGATGGGCCTGTCCTTCACCCTCAGCTCCATGGTCGGCGCGTCCCCACTGCaggccttcgccgccggcgccgctctCTGCTCGACCAGTCTGGGAACGACCTTCACGGTCCTCGGCACCAGCGGCCTCACGACAACGCGCATGGGCGTCGTCTTGACGAGCGCCGCCATGATGGACGACGTCATCGGCCTGATCATGGTCCAGATCGTTTCGaaccttggcggcggcggcggcagcggcgactTCAACGCCGTCACAGTCGTTCGGCCGGTTCTCGTCTCGTTGGGTTTCGCGACGctggtgccggcggcgtgcAAATTCATCGTGGGACCGGTGACGCTCCGGTTGAATGCGATGCGTGAGAAGAGCCCCGGCTCGAAACTGGATGAAATCCTGCGCCTGCGGCAGACTGCGCTCGTCCTCCACACGTGTTGGCTATTTGGCCTCGTGGTCGGAGGGACGTTCGCTGGTACTTCGAGCCTACTTGCGGCCTACGTCGCAGGCGCGACCATCAGCTGGTGGGATAGCGAGGTGCCTCATCTCGCAGCTCGCACCCGCAACATGACAGGGGCATCTGCAGTAGGGTCCTCGTCGACTACGCCCGATCAAAAGATCGTCAGGACCGGATCGTCAACAGAGGCAGGTGCTGCTGTTGCAtcagcagcggcgacggcgacggccccTGATGTTCGCGAGCCAGACACGTACAACTCGGGCGTCAACATCTACGAGCATTACTACAGCAAGGCTGTTGAACATGTTTTGAAGCCATTCTTTTTC GCATCTATCGGCTTCTCCGTCCCAATCACGAGAATGTTCTCCGGCCCCATTGTGTGGCGTGGAGTCGTTTACACCATCCTGATGATGGTGAGCAAGATGCTTTGCGGGCTGTGGCTGTTGTCCTTTGCAAGCCCCCTTCAAACGGTGCAGCGGGTTGCCGCGAAGATATCTGGCGCGAGCAAGAAACAGTCCAAGAAGCTTGCTCCTGGAACGCAGTGTGCGGGCACCGGAACGGATGCGTCCCCTAATAGCGGCGAGACGATGCCGCAGCGAGATCAACAGCAACCCCAGCAGGAAGGTCAGGCCAGCGAGGTGCCTCTTCAGCCTTCCAATCCTCTGCAAGCCGCGACCACCCCAAAGAACGCATCTCCGGAGCCAGAGATGCCGGTTTCCGTGTACCCGGCCTGCATTCTCGGCTTCGCCATGGTCGCTCGCGGTGAAATCGGGTACTTGATCTCAGCCTTGGCCGAGAGCACCGGCATCTTCAGCGGCGGGACGGGTGCCCCCGATCAGCCCTCCGAGCTATTCCTGATGGTGACGTGGGCCATTACGCTCTGCACAATCATCGGCCCAATCTGCGTCGGGCTGCTCGTGAACAGGGTCAAGCGGCTGGAGATGCAGAGCGGCAAGGGGACAAAAGGGGGTGGACGGAACGTTCTAGGCGCGTGGGGTTTGAACTAG
- a CDS encoding Major facilitator superfamily transporter — protein sequence MDFVQREQGESFSRLRIPVKASNNDDDNSRTKRRSYRSFQHYFQLQRARRQDYTDTPTSHFTMAAEPRSSGSTPRDVDVEKGTSPNASDLEGATIRPESAPESTTNRGEADKETEQDPNIVYWDGPDDPENPQNWTMKMKWFNVAAISMLTFVTSQSLTKADLHSQGSSMFAPGIPKIMVEFGETSSTVATFVVSIYVLGFAFGPLIIAPMSEVYGRARLYIWGNIFFTLFTVGVALSQNMAMMMAFRFLMGLAGAVPITIGSGSIADLMPVEMRGRAMSAWALGPLLGPCIGPVAGGYLIKAAGWRWIYWLVVIVGGIFIPLSWFFIKETYAPLILERKAERLRKETGNQDLRSKLQADAKMSDTFKHAIVRPLRLLFMTPIVTLMALYVAIVYGILYLLITTFSFVYKDQYGFDEGTVGLTFLPAGIGMMIGIALFGALTDAIVLRNKARNIEHTPEARLSPVIAMPCAVVLPVGLFIYGWTAEKGVHFIVPMLGVVVFSIGLMGVMNYLLDSYPLYAASVTAALAVLRSLSGALLPLGGLEMYNALGLGWGNSLLAFISIGLIPIPLVFYIFGARIRGRTKSNL from the exons ATGGATTTTGTGCAACGGGAGCAGGGGG AATCTTTCTCGAGGCTCAGAATCCCAGTCAAAGCATCgaacaacgacgacgacaactcgAGAACGAAGCGCAGATCGTACCGGTCGTTTCAACACTATTTCCAACTACAGCGAGCACGGCGTCAAGACTACACAGACACTCCAACAAGTCACTTCACCATGGCAGCGGAACCAAGGTCCTCGGGCTCTACGCCGAGAGACGTCGACGTGGAGAAGGGAACCAGCCCCAACGCCTCCGACCTAGAAGGCGCAACCATCAGACCTGAGTCCGCCCCCGAGTCGACGACAAATCGTGGCGAGGCCGATAAAGAAACGGAGCAAGATCCCAACATCGTCTACTGGGACGGTCCCGATGACCCGGAGAACCCCCAGAACTggacgatgaagatgaagtgGTTCAACGTTGCTGCAATCTCCATGCTTACCTTTGTAAC ATCCCAATCACTTACTAAAGCTGACCTTCACTCCCAGGGCTCCTCAATGTTTGCGCCCGGAATCCCCAAAATCATGGTGGAATTCGGCGAGACCTCCTCAACAGTGGCGACCTTCGTGGTCTCCATCTAcgtcctcggcttcgccTTCGGCcccctcatcatcgccccCATGAGCGAGGTTTACGGACGCGCCCGCCTCTACATCTGGGGCAACATCTTCTTCACTCTCTTCActgtcggcgtcgccctGTCCCAGAAcatggccatgatgatggCCTTCCGGTTCCTCATGGGcttggccggcgccgtccccatcaccatcggcaGCGGTAGCATCGCCGATCTCATGCCCGTCGAGATGCGCGGCCGAGCTATGTCCGCCTGGGCCCTCGGTCCCCTTCTTGGCCCTTGCATCGGACCCGTTGCCGGTGGCTACctcatcaaggccgccggTTGGAGGTGGATCTACTGGCTGGTTGTCATTGTG GGCGGCATCTTTATCCCTCTCTCCTGGTTCTTCATCAAGGAGACCTACGCCCCCCTCATCCTCGAGCGCAAGGCGGAACGACTCCGCAAGGAAACGGGCAACCAGGACCTCCGGAGCAAGCTCCAGGCTGATGCCAAAATGAGCGACACGTTCAAGCACGCCATCGTCCGACCTCTGAGGCTCCTCTTCATGACGCCCATCGTCACTCTCATGGCTCTCTACGTGGCCATCGTCTACGGTATTCTCTATCTCCTCATCACGACTTTCTCGTTCGTCTACAAGGACCAGtacggcttcgacgaggGAACCGTCGGCCTCACCTTCCTTCCCGCGGGCATCGGTATGATGATCGGCATCGCTCTCTTCGGCGCCCTCACCGACGCCATCGTCCTCAGGAACAAGGCCAGAAACATCGAGCACACGCCCGAGGCTCGCCTCAGCCCGGTCATCGCGATGCCCTGCGCCGTGGTTCTGCCCGTCGGCCTCTTCATCTACGGCTGGACCGCCGAGAAGGGCGTTCACTTCATCGTTCCCATGCTTGGTGTTGTTGTCTTTAGCATCGGCCTCATGGGTGTCATG AACTACCTGCTCGACTCGTATCCTCTCTACGCGGCCTCGGTCACTGCCGCGCTGGCTGTTCTCCGATCCTTGTCTGGTGCTCTGCTTCCCCTTGGAGGTCTGGAGATGTACAACGCTCTTGGTCTCGGGTGGGGTAACAGCTTGCTGGCCTTCATCTCTATTGGCCTGATCCCGATCCCTCTTGTCTTTTACATCTTTGGTGCGCGCATTCGGGGCAGAACCAAGTCCAATCTCTGA